The genomic interval TTTCTACGaatgaataatttttgttCGCAAAAAAAGGGCAAAGTCAAAAAGCAGTCGCAGTCCTGAGTTCATATTTTTGTCGCGTAACTCGCATTTTAATTTCtcacaaaagaaaaataaagtcAAACAAATGTCAGTCGCGTGTTAATCAACTGTAAATAAATGGCGCAAAGATTAGAGAGaaccgcaaaaaaaaaaaaaaaaaaacagaaacagaaaaaaacacGGGCAGCAATTTGCACTTGCCAGACTAATAGATACCCAGTAAACTGGCCCAGAGTACCTAAGAATCCTTATcaaattttgtatgcataCAAAGCCTTAAACAATTTCagtttatattcaaaaaatgctgtttttttttaaatatatactttgaTATACGTTTagcaaaaatgtatgtataattttaaaatattttgtgagATAATTTTAAAGTTATAACAACTTATTTGTCAAAAAAAGCCCACATCCCAAATTTAATCCAAGATATGTCTAGACAGACTTTTAGCCTAACATCGTCTAAACAACTAGAAGCCGATAAACCGAAGGCacataaaagaaataatacGTAAaattgtacagggtataacaccAAGCAAAACCACAAAGAATTTTGTTGAAAGCCCCTTAAATGCGCacgcaaaacaaataaaaaatgggGTGTGATGCAAAAAACTGGCTTAAAGAAAACATTTAAtggttttttaaatgttttttaaatgtgCGTGAAAAATCTGTCACTCGACACAAAACTTCAAAAGCTTAAAGCTGCGGCCACATTTCCTGTTTGCCGAAGGGGCAGGCAACCCATGCAAATTGGCTCTAGTAAAAGTTGTTATCATGAATCCAAGGCGCGTTGTTATTGCTTGACACCCACTAAATCCGCAGCCCAGTTTGAACTTGTATGCCCAATAGACGAAGCCGTAGCCATTCCCGCAGTCAGCAACGcctacaataaataaatgcgctCAAACATTGTCCTTTTCGAGGCGCAGCCTACGGGCGGGGGTTCGGATTGCTGGTGTTGATGATACTATTATCTTATATCGCGACAGGGAAGGACTCTGCAAGCTTTCAATGGACGCGGCAAAGGACTTCAATAGTCCTTTTGCCAGGCATTTACAATTCATAGATACTCGCAGTTAGATAGTCAGCGAGAAAAAATCGTTTTATTGGCTTTCGAAGGTCCTTTTTGTCGCCTCAGCCgcccaccaacaacaacaaggacataAACCGCAAATAAGTTTAACATTGTACAACATTTACGTTCCGGCGAGTGCCTGAGGTTTCCCTTTTGTTATTGTATATGTTGTGATTTGTGTGGCTTTGTCCAGGGCAGCGcttgaattttaaaatgtcGCGCACAGTGGAACAAACCGtgcaagaaaacaaacaaaattgtaGAAAACTGCAAGGAAATTCTCAAATATTCAACAATAGATTACAATTctttaaagatatattttattacataaaattacttttattaatGCACAAGCTCGATTTTGAATATGAGTACTGCCCATACTCATACAGGGAGCTGCCAAAAGTACTCATTTTAATCTAgcttaaattttaaaagatTCATTTATACGCATATAGATATGTGACACATCTCTGTTTTGAGTCGCATATTGATACCGGCGACTACTTATGAATACTAGGTTTACTCATGCCGTCCGACTACTCAGTTTTAAAACTAATCGCTGTAATTTCTATATTACTGAGAACTCATCATGTATTTTAATACGCATATGAGTAGTATTCATTAGCAATACAACTACTCACATTATACACACCACAGTTTTCAGGTCAAACATCCCACCAGTACAAAACGGAAGATTATTAGCGCCCAGCTTGTTCCACTGTGCCCGTAAGCCACTTTCAAGTAAAAGGGGTGCAAATGGTGCAATTTGTAAAAttgcttgttttttcttgAACCCAAAACCCAGTAAAGACATTGCCACAAGACGGCACTATGCTATCTAATcttatttgatattatttttacgTTAAACTTACATTTCAGCACACTTTAAGGCCAGAGTTGGGGCTTTTGTTCAACCACCCCCGCCAAAACGGAAATCTAACAAATTGTCTTTAAAAACGAGTCGTGTCTTTAAACTTGGAAACAAGCGTTTTTAATGATATTTACAGGAAATGCCAGCAAATCGCATCAATCATTTGTCAGCCATAAAAATTCGTCATACATGagcattaaattataaaaaatagtaGAAAAGGCcgggtaaaaaaaaacagagagaAATTCTTAATGGTTCTTTGTAAAAATGACCTTGTAAGTTATGAGGCACAGTTGGGCGCCCTTTTAGCCAAAAAGCCACGAGTCGAGGTTCAACAGCGGTCACTCCAGCAAGAGCTGGGCACAGACTCGAAGCCCAACATCCACTTGTGGCTGTGGGTGGCGCGGGTTCAATTGGTTTAACAACCGCCTACTCctgctgtgtatgtgtgtttgtgtgtgtgtagtcaAGTGCGTGCGCGCTCATATGTGAACATTTATTGGAAAACATTATAATTTATGACTTTTTGAATGACATCGCTTGAACTTTTTCAAGCTATAAAGTCCAGGGACAATAACAGCGGATATTGCGGCGGGACTTCAATTTTGTATTTCCgttatttaaaattgcattcTCCATAGAGAGTTGGGAGTTTTTGATTTATGAAGATATTCATTAGGAATTCGGGATATGTTACATACGAAAATTGAGGAAATCTTAATGAAATGAAACTGCGAACCATTTTTGAACCTCTTTTAAATGACTAATAAACCAGTTCTCAGCTGAGCTTAAAAGTTTAAATAACATATAAGGACAATAAATGCAACAACTTTTGGTTCTCTTTTTGCAAAATACCGCAAAATtccttattgttgttgcagtcaGAGAAAAACGCACCAAACGTTTTCATCCAGTTTAGTGTTCATTTCATATATTCTTTGTAATTTGTAAAACGTCCTTTTTTTTCAAGACAACCGAACTAAgtaaaccaaaaaccaaagaaaaacaaattggtaTCTTAAGCCACGCATAAGCTAAACTTCCAATCTAAAATGAAAATCTTTGTATCCACAATAAACGACCTAACAAATAGCAAAGGCTTGAAATCCACACGCTAAAGGGTTTTATCCCAGTCCCAGTTGAGGAGTCCTTCGCCCTGTGAAGGACGTTGCATATACTATATGCACACGCTTTAAGATCTTATCAAATAACCATAAGAACAAGAATGATTATTTTAAGTAATTGCCAGCTATTGTTAGCTGAGAAAATAGCAAAAAGGACCATTTTCTTATGACAGGCATTCGTAGCCttaatttaaactaaaaactgtgacttttgtttttatttactaaaCACTCCGCTTATTTACTGTTGCCATATAGACGGGAGAATGAAAGTATAAAAAAGAACAAGAAGGAAGctattgtatatgtatgagTGAGATATGTACATGCTCCAGGCGCATGACCCATTCCTGAACTCACACACAAAGCTCTGGCAGCGTTGGGTACGACGGATACACGAACTCTCGCACTCCCGACTAAACTAATGCCATCCTCGTCTAGCCTCGtatctctgtctgtgtgtaggGTGCGGGTGAGTCAAAGTGTAGATAGCTGCCTGCCATAGGACGACAACGAAGTGAACGATGTCGACTCCGCATACATATAGAATGTCCTAAGGTGGAGCAGAAGCCATGACTGCGGCCATGACAGCGATAATGTATACCAGCCAAGCCGAAGGCGAGGTGGAGGAGGCGTGCGTAGAGGAGGGAGCGACTCTTGTAGGGTTGCCGTTTGCTATGGCATCATCCACCCAACCCAGcccagccaaccagccagaCCCAACCAACTGCCTGCTGTCGTCTGCAGCTGTCTCTCTCAGACTTGCTTCCCTCTTTTATGCTTTGTGGGTATTAAGTTTTTGGTCTTAATGCTAAAGATAAACGTCTTTGACTGCACTTATCGAGTTACTACTTAGAGGGTTTATCTCTTTGAGCTGAATTGTCTGAATATAGAATATCATgtgattaaattaaatttcataactaaatttatatataatatattttggatACATtataggtataaaataaacataaactaTCCAAAAAAGCGAAATCACATATTACCGATTTCTAATGCGGTTTTCCCGCTAGAGCTAGCTTTTTTGATtcttcaaaaattaaatttgtctGATcctaatatttttgtttaagcaATTTGTCTACCTTTTTTTAGCATAACCATATCAACAAGCTTCCTTAGGTCTATTCAATCCAAATGCTGCAACACTTTTCGGCTCACGACTTATCGAACCTGGTGGCGATCGCGACACTAACCTGACTCGACACGAAAaatcaaatgtaaataaatattcttaattttgaataaatacaTGCGAACAACCCCTAAGATACTACATTTGTCTATAAAACTAAGAAGGTCGCTAAGCAACAATACATTTagattaataaattaaaattaaattatgttaGGCAATACTATTAAAACCATGTGACTAAGTGCCGAGCAattaaaaacactttaaaatcaatttatctAAAAGTTTATGTTAAGCGAAATCTTGTTTctgattgattttattttattttaaaaggcAATGGATCGATTAAAACTTTCTAAAAGTTAATCTTATTTGACTTAAAGTCAGGTTATAAAAATAGTTCCTAACGGCTGAATGATGTTTGATTGTTAATATGAAGGAAATTAGTTCAAGGgcagtattatatttatatgaatatatagatatgtatatgaatgatGAAGCTGATGAAgctatatatgaatatatataatatacatattttatatatatgaatatatatattatacatatattatatttatatgaagctcataattttaaaattccaGAGGCAAATGTTGTTTACAGACCAACATGCGGGCAGATATCTGCGCATATAAAATGCGAATTGCTATTTTGAAGCACAATCAAATTCACTTGGGACACTTTTTATGACGCACTTTGTTAAACGATGTGGTTTGTTTGGATGGGAATTCTCGGCGCCATAGCCAAACACAAGCTGGGGTTTGCAGCAACCCCAACAGCGAAATACTTTTCTTATCGAGCAGGCAACTTAAGGCCTTGACCGTGGGGACACGGGGGTCGCTTTTTTAGCTGCTTGTTGACTGGACATATGAGACACTATTTGTTTTATCGTGGACGATACATCAGCCATCAAGTTGATTAACTCACATGGAATGTGCCAAAGTGCccgaaaatcaaattaaattgccTTGACGTGAATGTTGGTGACATATTTCCAAGTGGTTGGTGGTAGGAGTTTGTCATGTTTGGGATGGTCCAGGGCTATTTGATTTATGCGTTGTAAATGAATAGTTTGTGTGGGTCCTTAGAGTAAAGGGATAAGTGTCACATGGAAGAGAAGATCATATGATGCACAGAATTTCAAAATATGATGAAATGAGTAACAAGTTGCTACTAGACGACCTGCTTGGCCTTCACATGCTGCTCGTACTTTTTCTCCAAGAACTTAAATACAGACTCGATGGCTGAATAGGAGGTCCATTCGTGCTCCGGATGTCCAGCAGATACACAAGTGATATTCTCGGCAACATCGCCTTGTGTTAAATCCGTATCGAGCGGCTCGTTGCTTGACACCCAATTGCAGGTGACATCAAGAAAATACTTTTGACAGCCGGCCGGCGGATGACCCACTGTGCCATCGGTAAGAGCAATGGCATATACTTTTTCCTTgaaaaattttgtatatttctcCGTCTGCAATAAGAAGggattttataaataaacatgatTGGATTACTGTTGGACATACCAAAGCCCTGCTCACAGCCCCACCAAAACTATGTGCCACAATAGCTACACTTTTGGGCTGGGAGGGCATAATAATATGTTCCCATACGTAAGCGGCATGAGTCATGGAATTTTCCAAACCTTTGATCGGCGTACGCTTGCCCTTTATCATGCGTGTGGTGTCATTCGTATTGGTGACGAGTATATCATAGCCCAGTTTCTGGGCTCGCTGTATATAAGGCAGCTGCGTGCCGTGATCCAGGGAATTGTTTATAATCAATCTAAAAGTAATGAtagaaattgttttatattgaactgaatgcatttaaattcgcaatttaaatttgctaTATCAAATACACTCATACGAGTATTTAGACACTTACAAATCGTAATAAGCATTCAGCATGCGTTTATACTCATATAATGTATGTATACTAGCAAGAATTACCCGACTTTGCGTggcaaaatgattttcattatatgtaaaattgatttttcctTCATTTTTCATCTGTGGTATGACATTTTTGAAATCTGTGAAACACGTGCTTGATAAACTTTAAgcgtcaaaaaaaaatcataatgaGCTCTTACGCAAGTCTCGGGAAGTCAAGGATTCGATCAGctggtcagtcagtcaatcgaaTTGTCAAATAAACTATATAACTATTTTATCCGTTTTAAGTTCTTTATTTCCATCTCTGTTAGTCAGCTGGTCATGCAGCCAGTATAGTTACTGATCAAAACTCGTCATCTAGCTCTCATCAGTCGCGGTCAATCAATGAATCCATCagtaagtcaatcaatcagtcagtaaaTTAGTCAATCAGTCTATAAGTCAGTAAATCAATTCGTCAACCAGTCTGGCTACACACTTTGTCCGTTTTTAAGCTTTTATGTCCCTCTGAGTCAATCAATGACTGAATCAGTTGCTCAGTCATACAGACACAATAGTTTAGcatatatcgataactttagatacatatatgaatatatgggCATACGTGCCAATATGATACCTACCTCCTTGCCCATTGCCCGGCTAGCACATACCCACTGCCATGGATGAGCACAAGCAGCTTCTTTGACTGGGAaagcggctgcggctgtgaGAAAACGAATGTGGAATGCTCAATGGGCACGCCTTTGGGTATGTAGGTCCTTTTTAATCCGTTCTTTTCCAGCAGTTCGTATATGATTTCTGGTATCTGATTGGCCAGCTGCTCGTAGTGCTCCTGATTCTTAGCCTGATTGTCGCTTATCTTAAACTCGTAAGGCTCCTCGCCGGGTTCCCCGCTGATTTTGTCTATTTTGCGTAGTTGTCCAGCTgtacgctcacacacacacacacacgtgtatACGTATATAGTGAGTATGTAAAACCAGATAACTGTTAAGCTGCAAACTCACCTTCATTGAATGCATATCCAAATTCCCGCAAGCGCGCAATAGCTTCTTGGCAATTTCTGGCACTTGGTTCCGACATGGTACACTTCCTGCAGTTATTTATGTGCCCTGTGGGAATAGATTGCATAGTATTTATAAAGCGCCTCCACATGGCACATATTTATCGCGCGTCACTTACTTAATAAAAGCTAACAAACTGTTCTTTTGCTGAAGACCGGCGTTTTTGAGTACTTTGGTTAGCAGCATCGATACTCACTGTGTAAATACCGATACACAAGAGGACATATGTTGAGGCGGTCTACCGATAAGTTCACATTAGAATATTCGATAAGTAATGTCGAACCGGTAAacttaaattgcatttaattacgTTTATTCATGTCTCTATTAAATTCTACGTTCTAGCTTCAAGAGCGGTGTAGTTGCCAGTTTAATGGTGATATTATCAATAAATTGTAgatgtttataattaaaacttgTGCTAAATTTGTAATTTCTCACTAATTTGGCCAACGTAACTTTCATAGATAAAATGCCATAACGCCAGcctgaaatttgaaatatatgaTTATAAATATGGATTAATATTTCGTTTAACAAACACCACGCACCTATGCAGTTGCGCAAACCCTTCGTGAAAGGTATATACGCATACGGATGCTTTTCCTGAAAGTTGTGTGGCAGAAAGTGGTCCGGATTAAATGAATCTGCCTCTGGTCCCCATATATCCTTGCTGCGGTGCATGTGAAATATGTCAATCAGAATTTGCGTGCCCTTGGGCATACAAACGCCATTTGATAGCCGCACATCCTTCGATGCTTGCCTGACCACAACCGGAACAGGCGCTATGAGGCGCATGCACTCCCGCAAAACGAGATCCATATAAACCATTTGTTGGGTATCCTCGTAACTAACTGAAAAATCGCCCGCATTGGGAAACAACGCAAGGATTTCATCAAATGCCTTTTCCTGGTACTCGGGAAACATGGCCAGCAGCATGAGCGTATTAGCCAGCGTCTTGGAAGATGTCTCAAAGGCACCCAACACTATTATAATGGACTCATTTTCAACATTCTCTCTGTCAAAGCTGCCTCGTTTGAGATGCTCAACTGccaaattgagaaaaaaattCTTGTTGCCCGTTGTCTTGTCCTGGATGTCCCGAGAGAGCTTCTTATCCACCAGCTGcaggaaaatatatattattcgtTTATACTGAGGTGTGTGTTCCTTTTACCTTTCTGATAAACGAtcttatttgtgtttttgatCTGAAATAATGCTCCTCTCTGCCCAGAAGTTGACGTATTATTCGAAAATTGAACCATGGGGATAAGACAAAGTCTGCCACGCATTCCTGGAGCCTAAATGCAAATGCTTGTGAATGCTCTTTCATTTGTACTCTACTCACCATTCAACATGTGCTATAAGGGAACTGTTCTTAAAGCTTGGCTCTTCCTTAACACAAGTGCCCATTGTGGTTTCTGCTTATATCAAGaaaaatttataagttttttaGCTAAAAAAAGTTCTACTTACGCGTAGCTATGCTTAATGTAAAATGCTGTAGACAAGGCAGTATATCAGTCTCCCTGCCATCGGCCATTTTATCAAACtcttttaataatattgccGTCTCGtcattgaaaatgggaaaaaaacTCAGCAAAACCTTGTGACCAAATGCGGGATTTAACATTTTTCTATGTTCAGTCCAAACCGGATCTACAAGGGGAAATTTGTTCGCCTTATAAATATGACAATTATCTTAACTGCTCACCTTCCAAGCTTAATAAGCCCTTGCCCCCAGCATCGTCGAATATCTTATACATTAAACTTTTGTTCACACAATGCGGAGAATTTAGTATATCCTGCGTCACTTGAGGATCGCTGACAATTAGCAATGGCAATGGGCCCAGCCAAGTGACCAAAGTAGTGCCATAATCCTTGATATAAGAACCAAACAGGCTAAGCAAATCTATTATATAAAAGAtagcaaattaaaatgcaaccaAGCCTTGTCATAAGTTCAATTTACCTTCCTTATGCCGCATCTTGTGCGCTATTCCGATTAGGGGATACCCTAGAGGACCTGGAAATTTCGCAAAAAACTTATAAAAGTCACGACGCGACCACAGATAATAAGTTGCCAGCACAACTAAGCATAATATagccaaaattaaattcatgaCTGTTCTCTAAAGctcgcaaaaatattttaaacatctCAACTTAAGCTGATCTCTTATATATGACCGTCAGACAatagaataatttatttttagcatatacaaattaataggTGTTGCACTTTTCCCTTTGTTATGCCTGTTATAATTACGCAAAACTTGAGCTATCAAGTTaagctattattttttttttactttgggGGCAATGCTCTAAGTGAGTGTGATTAGGGTTAACCTGTGCTAAGCACCAAATCGTCGTAACATGCACTCATAATAGCTTTTTTCTCtggagtttttttttcatttcatcaAAAACGTATAATAATCCGAGCTTCTACCTATAAAAATCTTCAAGTTatgcttaaaaaatattagCGAAAATCTGCCAAGTTAccaaatgttaattaaacttaagtatagtttttaaaagcttacaaatttgtatgttGAAGATTCAAATTATTAGCGCTTCAAAACAAGTAAATCGATTTAAGATCGATATCTTTAAAATCTCTATATCTTTTTGTAATCGAACTATTCAACGATGGAACTATTACAGTTCTCATTGCGAGTCAGCTGTTTTGTGTTGTTGGCAGGTATCGAAATGTTATCACTGGAGAAATCTTAACAGAAGgataacatttaacattttaaacCAAAATTTGTGCCATTTTTAATTGCTGGCGCCTATCAAACAATACGAAATCAAGAAGAATCGATTCAAGCAGTTAGTAGTCAACCCAGTTCGATAGAACTTGGTATCGAACTATCGTAGAGAGTCATTGGGCAGTCAGCTGTTTTGTGTTGTTGGCAGTTATCGATATGTCGTCAATCGTGGAATCTAAACAACAGAGCCAAAACGGACACATCACATAATTTAAGCTGGCCGCATCCACAGCCAATTCGCTGCCACGCTGCCAAAATTCAAAGTTCTAAATGCAAAGCACGACGTACGGATTCAGAGATCTGGAAAACTCACCGCGCACCATGCATATGCGCGACTGGCGTACCGCCCTGCGTACGCCAACCTATCGAATTGGCAATCGCACAGTCCGCTTTAATTATCATTTCGCATTGCTTGTGTTCTGTGTTTTTATCCTCGCGCTGCTCTTTCTGTATGCGCGCCAGGGCAGTCGCAGCTCATCGGATGGCTATTGGCTGCGCAGCCGTTATGCCAGCCAAGAGAATGCCGCCTCCCTAGCCACGCCTTACAATACAACATATCCACTGACGCCGCCGCTGAGCGTGCAGGGCGGGGTTATCAGCTATCGCATCGCCATGATAGCAGATCTAGATACCAGCTCGAAGATTGTCAAAGGCGATGGCAGCACAACGTGGCGTAGCTATCtcaagaagggctatcttacGTATCTGGCCAAAAAGCAGGAGATACAAATTAGCTGGGACGACGGTGCGCCGACGGCGCTGGAGTCCTCGTTTGCGCTAAAGGATCGCGGCATGGAGCTCTCCGAGCTGGTCACATTCAATGGCAAGCTGCTCAGCTTCGATGATCGCACCGGGCTCATCTATGAGCTGGCCAATGACAAGGTCATACCCTGGCTAATACTGCTGGATGGCGATGGCCACAGCACCAAGGGCTTCAAATCGGAGTGGGCAACCGTGAAGCAGCACACGCTCTATGTCGGCTCCATGGGCAAGGAGTGGACAACGGGCATGGGTGAATATCAGAATAATAATCCCATGTACGTGAAGGCCATAAGCACAACCGGCGAGGTGCGCTCCCTCAACTGGGCGGAGAACTACAAGCAGCTGCGACTGCAATCGCTGCAGATCAGCTGGCCCGGCTATATGATACACGAGAGCGGCGTCTGGTCACCTGTGCATCAGCGCTGGTACTTTCTGCCACGTCGCTGTTCCAAGGAGAAGTGAGTGGGCGCTTCTCAAATCGTTTTTTATCTTTGATTCAATTGCTCTTCACAGATACAACGAAACCTTGGATGAGCACATGGGCTGCAACATACTAATCTCTGCGGATGAGCACTTTACCAGTATAGACACACTTAAATTGGATACCGCCAATACGGCGCCCACGCACGGTTTCTCTAGCTTTAAATTTCTACCCAATACAGAGGACTCCATTATTGTCGCGCTCAAAACGGAGGAGCTTAATGGAAAAACGTCCACATTTGTGACGGCCTTCAGCGTGAAGGGCAAAACCCTGCTGCCCGAGACGCGCATAGAGACGGACTACAAATACGAGGGCTTCGAGTTTATTTAGCAAATCGTCGCTGCTGTGGTATTCAGTGTATATAGTGTATTTTCtgatacatatatttatatatatatatatatatatagtcaagTTTATCTATAGTCAGCTTTAAATATAGTACGCTTAATTTATGTCTGTTAAAAGATGCTCATAGACCAATGCCATTCATACTTACGCTGTTTAACATACTCTGTTTACCATGTGACCAAATAGGGTTGGCGCTTTGTCTGTCCGATTGAAAATAtctcttatatatttttaatttgcttattTATCTATGAAAGGCAGGCTCGAAATTTAGTAAATACACGTACAGGGAAAACTCTGCCAACGTAAACTCCCCTGGCCGTATATTTCTTCTCAAaccatattttgtatatacgtacaatttataaattaggCTCGACGCTGTCCGCCCAAGGCAGTTTTTACTGTAGTGTGTTTAGATAGTGTTATCAAATTTGACAGGTACATGCTTGGCAATTTCCTTTAAAATTATGCTCTTATTTTTCAACTAGaaaaagcaattaattttaaaaacataGTTCTTACACAAAATGAATTTCAGGCTAATTGTTCCTATATATTCTACATTATATAGTAGTCATCTGTTGATATAAGAGATTTTTGTAGGTAAAGAACGGTATAAAACTCgcaatgataaataaaatttttggtCAGGTTACATGCCTGCAATACAAATAAGTGTCTATGCagttttatcaaaatatcttaaattatttcataaaaacaGATAGTGCtctaaagtatatatactctaaGGACTGGTAAACAGAGTATTGTGCAGTCGGTTTGCCAGCGacagaaaattattttaaaattttgtgaTCTTTGTATTTGATACGCAGCAAATGCCAATTCGTATTTATTGTAATGCACTACGTGTTTAACAGAGATAAAAACTTGAAAACTA from Drosophila virilis strain 15010-1051.87 chromosome 2, Dvir_AGI_RSII-ME, whole genome shotgun sequence carries:
- the LOC6632363 gene encoding FAM172 family protein homolog CG10038 isoform X1 — its product is MWRRFINTMQSIPTGHINNCRKCTMSEPSARNCQEAIARLREFGYAFNEAGQLRKIDKISGEPGEEPYEFKISDNQAKNQEHYEQLANQIPEIIYELLEKNGLKRTYIPKGVPIEHSTFVFSQPQPLSQSKKLLVLIHGSGYVLAGQWARRLIINNSLDHGTQLPYIQRAQKLGYDILVTNTNDTTRMIKGKRTPIKGLENSMTHAAYVWEHIIMPSQPKSVAIVAHSFGGAVSRALTEKYTKFFKEKVYAIALTDGTVGHPPAGCQKYFLDVTCNWVSSNEPLDTDLTQGDVAENITCVSAGHPEHEWTSYSAIESVFKFLEKKYEQHVKAKQVV
- the LOC6632364 gene encoding probable cytochrome P450 313a4 codes for the protein MRHKEDLLSLFGSYIKDYGTTLVTWLGPLPLLIVSDPQVTQDILNSPHCVNKSLMYKIFDDAGGKGLLSLEDPVWTEHRKMLNPAFGHKVLLSFFPIFNDETAILLKEFDKMADGRETDILPCLQHFTLSIATQTTMGTCVKEEPSFKNSSLIAHVEWLQECVADFVLSPWFNFRIIRQLLGREEHYFRSKTQIRSFIRKLVDKKLSRDIQDKTTGNKNFFLNLAVEHLKRGSFDRENVENESIIIVLGAFETSSKTLANTLMLLAMFPEYQEKAFDEILALFPNAGDFSVSYEDTQQMVYMDLVLRECMRLIAPVPVVVRQASKDVRLSNGVCMPKGTQILIDIFHMHRSKDIWGPEADSFNPDHFLPHNFQEKHPYAYIPFTKGLRNCIGWRYGILSMKVTLAKLVRNYKFSTSFNYKHLQFIDNITIKLATTPLLKLERRI
- the LOC6632363 gene encoding FAM172 family protein homolog CG10038 isoform X2, producing the protein MSEPSARNCQEAIARLREFGYAFNEAGQLRKIDKISGEPGEEPYEFKISDNQAKNQEHYEQLANQIPEIIYELLEKNGLKRTYIPKGVPIEHSTFVFSQPQPLSQSKKLLVLIHGSGYVLAGQWARRLIINNSLDHGTQLPYIQRAQKLGYDILVTNTNDTTRMIKGKRTPIKGLENSMTHAAYVWEHIIMPSQPKSVAIVAHSFGGAVSRALTEKYTKFFKEKVYAIALTDGTVGHPPAGCQKYFLDVTCNWVSSNEPLDTDLTQGDVAENITCVSAGHPEHEWTSYSAIESVFKFLEKKYEQHVKAKQVV
- the LOC6632365 gene encoding apyrase, whose translation is MQSTTYGFRDLENSPRTMHMRDWRTALRTPTYRIGNRTVRFNYHFALLVFCVFILALLFLYARQGSRSSSDGYWLRSRYASQENAASLATPYNTTYPLTPPLSVQGGVISYRIAMIADLDTSSKIVKGDGSTTWRSYLKKGYLTYLAKKQEIQISWDDGAPTALESSFALKDRGMELSELVTFNGKLLSFDDRTGLIYELANDKVIPWLILLDGDGHSTKGFKSEWATVKQHTLYVGSMGKEWTTGMGEYQNNNPMYVKAISTTGEVRSLNWAENYKQLRLQSLQISWPGYMIHESGVWSPVHQRWYFLPRRCSKEKYNETLDEHMGCNILISADEHFTSIDTLKLDTANTAPTHGFSSFKFLPNTEDSIIVALKTEELNGKTSTFVTAFSVKGKTLLPETRIETDYKYEGFEFI